From Roseburia hominis, the proteins below share one genomic window:
- a CDS encoding AAA family ATPase, with amino-acid sequence MFRTYYGLAFNPFDKQMASEKDRFLSKDISEMLSRLDYLKDTRGIGLFTARPGMGKSFALRCFAKSLNPNLYHMEYLCLSTVSVMEFYRQFCSTLGIEPKGGKPGMFRAIQEQVLYLYREKKQPLLLAIDEAQYLSTGILEDIKMLMNYGYDSLNCFTLILCGEPHLNNTLKKPVHEALRQRVTVHYNFSGLSDSEVGQYVLHKIACAGGASSIIDHAALCAVHSHSQGSPRLVDNLMTNALTLGAQMEKKVIDTEVILASVSSQNLG; translated from the coding sequence ATGTTCCGCACTTACTATGGGCTGGCCTTCAACCCTTTTGACAAACAGATGGCCTCTGAGAAGGACCGTTTCCTCTCGAAAGACATCTCGGAGATGCTCTCACGGCTGGACTACCTCAAGGATACCAGGGGCATCGGGCTGTTCACCGCACGCCCCGGCATGGGCAAGTCCTTCGCACTGCGCTGTTTTGCCAAAAGCCTGAACCCGAATCTTTACCACATGGAGTATCTCTGCCTCTCTACCGTCAGTGTCATGGAGTTCTACCGCCAGTTCTGTTCTACGCTTGGTATAGAACCCAAAGGCGGCAAACCCGGCATGTTCCGGGCGATCCAGGAGCAGGTCCTCTATCTCTACCGTGAAAAGAAGCAGCCCCTCCTCCTTGCCATCGATGAGGCACAGTATCTCTCTACCGGCATTCTGGAGGATATCAAGATGCTCATGAATTACGGCTATGATTCCCTCAACTGCTTTACTCTCATACTCTGTGGGGAGCCCCATCTGAACAATACGCTCAAAAAGCCCGTCCATGAGGCACTGCGGCAGCGTGTTACCGTCCACTATAACTTCTCCGGGCTCTCCGATTCGGAAGTCGGGCAGTATGTCCTCCACAAGATCGCCTGTGCTGGCGGAGCTTCCTCCATTATTGACCATGCAGCCCTGTGTGCTGTCCACAGCCACTCCCAGGGCAGTCCCAGGCTTGTTGATAACCTGATGACCAACGCGCTGACACTTGGGGCACAGATGGAAAAGAAGGTCATTGATACAGAGGTCATCCTGGCTTCCGTCAGCAGCCAGAACCTCGGCTAA
- a CDS encoding DUF6618 family protein, which translates to MEYTCILRHGSRKECWTGKLTLLRKLPGQYEAEISGRGTYFHILAGRHKYGNYLCIPNHDIGCELSDFSDIFWNEERLRSLMRKVDAVTVATALVYLPALADNI; encoded by the coding sequence ATGGAATACACCTGTATTCTCAGGCACGGTTCACGGAAAGAATGCTGGACTGGAAAACTTACGCTGCTGCGGAAACTTCCCGGCCAGTACGAAGCAGAAATCAGCGGGAGAGGGACTTACTTCCACATCCTTGCCGGGCGGCATAAATATGGGAATTACCTGTGCATCCCCAACCATGATATCGGGTGCGAATTATCTGATTTCTCCGATATCTTCTGGAACGAAGAAAGGCTCCGCAGTCTGATGCGGAAGGTAGACGCAGTAACCGTGGCCACCGCCCTGGTGTATCTGCCTGCCCTGGCTGATAATATTTGA